The following coding sequences lie in one Paracidovorax avenae genomic window:
- a CDS encoding GspE/PulE family protein: protein MELGISFRLPSRGATPVAPTRAGAADTARPEAERASRLSESQERQRQLEQIAFKEATQLPEGDYINLFTLKRPVSEIHRATFAAIRSELLVDQKVMASGQFLDNPKTAGSRRFSTYLLMPPAAYLSARAMMDVAQRLEEDGHTNIRPLLTTTELIQAVHHRANRGIDSGNSIQTTTQDAARELLLEADSLQSSDIHIETRGDVAVVQFRVHGRRQRRADISRVTAEAIAHLLFNFESADGARKGSWNPKEVKDTSFDVWEDPAERTKRLMRVRFHSTPIHPEGNFQIVMRLLRPAARTGGARPLAQIGYTQDQLAQIEEMLVGGSGLVLMVGPTNSGKSSSLHSFVEHLFQTRGRHIKVTTIENPVENELLGACQISASKDNFQAYLEASLRQDPDIVMVGEIREKLAALTVKDLVLAGHKIPATLHAYSATAAFSRLMQLGVEKDLLTMPGFISGVVYQRLIPTVCPHCGHDFKSAHQNGLVSKSLFDRLTSVCDLQEHHVRFVNSEGCVECGHSGIVDRTPAAEVLIPDSTFLNHIKNDDLGAARDHWLRILGKPAGYGLGATALAHAILKMRQGQVDPRDVETELGVLRDESPR from the coding sequence ATGGAATTGGGCATCTCTTTCAGATTACCGTCGCGCGGCGCTACGCCGGTGGCACCGACCCGCGCCGGCGCAGCCGACACCGCGCGACCCGAGGCCGAACGCGCAAGCCGCTTGTCCGAGAGCCAGGAGCGCCAGCGTCAACTCGAACAGATCGCGTTCAAGGAGGCCACGCAGCTGCCTGAAGGCGACTACATCAACCTGTTCACGCTCAAGCGGCCCGTCTCGGAGATCCACAGAGCGACGTTTGCAGCGATCCGTAGCGAGTTGTTGGTCGACCAGAAGGTCATGGCTTCGGGACAGTTCCTGGACAATCCCAAGACGGCCGGCTCGCGCAGGTTCAGCACCTATCTGCTGATGCCCCCGGCGGCGTACCTTTCAGCCAGGGCGATGATGGACGTCGCGCAGCGGCTGGAAGAGGACGGGCATACCAACATTCGTCCGCTGCTCACCACCACGGAACTGATCCAGGCCGTGCACCACCGCGCGAACCGTGGTATCGACAGCGGCAACAGCATCCAGACAACCACACAGGACGCAGCACGCGAACTTCTGCTGGAGGCCGACAGCCTCCAGTCATCGGACATCCACATCGAGACGCGCGGAGACGTCGCCGTGGTCCAGTTTAGGGTTCACGGACGACGCCAGCGGAGGGCCGACATTTCCCGCGTGACGGCCGAGGCGATCGCGCATCTGCTCTTCAATTTCGAGTCGGCCGACGGGGCCCGAAAAGGCAGCTGGAATCCGAAAGAAGTGAAGGACACGTCGTTCGACGTATGGGAGGATCCCGCCGAGCGCACGAAGCGCCTCATGCGCGTGCGCTTCCATTCCACGCCAATCCATCCAGAGGGCAACTTCCAGATCGTCATGCGGCTCTTGCGGCCTGCGGCCAGGACGGGCGGCGCGCGGCCCCTGGCGCAAATCGGCTACACCCAGGACCAGCTGGCGCAGATCGAGGAAATGTTGGTCGGTGGATCCGGCCTGGTGCTGATGGTCGGGCCTACCAATTCCGGCAAGTCGTCGTCGCTGCACAGCTTTGTCGAGCATCTCTTCCAGACCCGCGGCCGGCACATCAAAGTGACGACCATCGAGAACCCGGTCGAGAACGAACTCCTGGGTGCGTGCCAGATCTCGGCGAGCAAGGACAACTTCCAGGCGTACCTGGAGGCCTCGCTACGGCAGGATCCTGACATCGTCATGGTAGGTGAAATCCGCGAGAAGCTGGCGGCGCTGACGGTGAAGGACCTGGTGCTGGCCGGGCACAAGATACCGGCCACGCTCCACGCGTACTCGGCCACGGCAGCGTTCTCCCGGCTCATGCAACTCGGCGTGGAAAAGGACCTGTTGACCATGCCCGGTTTCATCTCCGGCGTGGTGTATCAGCGCCTGATCCCCACTGTGTGCCCACACTGTGGCCACGACTTCAAGTCCGCGCATCAGAACGGCCTGGTGTCGAAGTCCCTCTTCGATCGCCTGACGTCGGTCTGCGACCTGCAGGAGCACCACGTCCGCTTCGTCAACAGCGAAGGATGCGTCGAATGCGGCCACTCCGGAATCGTCGATCGGACACCGGCGGCAGAGGTGTTGATCCCCGATTCCACGTTCCTGAACCACATCAAGAACGACGACCTCGGCGCTGCCCGCGACCACTGGCTTCGCATACTCGGCAAGCCGGCAGGCTACGGACTGGGCGCTACAGCCCTCGCGCATGCGATCCTCAAGATGCGCCAGGGGCAGGTAGATCCCCGTGACGTCGAGACCGAACTCGGCGTTCTGCGAGACGAGAGTCCCCGCTGA
- a CDS encoding lytic transglycosylase domain-containing protein, whose translation MTVFPIRRAAVALALCLWIPCASAGPETCLRGHSRSEPCQRMLQDYWRHEAAITAIARHYGLEPALLKALVAVESGYNAAARSPANARGLTQVLPSTAAGVGLQQPEQNLYRPELALAAGAAYLRQMWFEFRAWDLALAAYNAGPGAVRKHGGIPPYRETQAYVPKVLALYREFALAETLAAYRSTPQGNTP comes from the coding sequence ATGACGGTCTTCCCCATCCGACGCGCCGCAGTGGCGCTCGCGCTTTGCCTGTGGATCCCGTGCGCCAGCGCAGGCCCCGAGACCTGCCTTCGCGGGCACAGCCGCTCCGAACCATGCCAGCGCATGCTGCAGGACTACTGGCGTCACGAAGCGGCCATCACCGCAATCGCCCGGCACTATGGTCTTGAGCCGGCATTGCTCAAAGCGCTCGTTGCCGTCGAGAGCGGCTACAACGCGGCGGCTCGCTCGCCTGCCAATGCTCGAGGTCTCACCCAGGTATTGCCGTCCACCGCCGCCGGCGTGGGCCTGCAGCAGCCCGAACAGAACCTGTATCGCCCGGAGCTCGCTCTGGCGGCTGGAGCAGCCTACCTGCGCCAAATGTGGTTCGAGTTCCGCGCGTGGGATCTCGCGCTGGCTGCATACAACGCCGGGCCCGGCGCCGTGCGCAAGCACGGCGGCATACCGCCCTATCGCGAAACGCAGGCCTACGTGCCGAAGGTCCTGGCCCTCTACCGGGAATTCGCCCTGGCCGAAACGCTGGCAGCGTACCGATCAACGCCCCAAGGAAACACCCCATGA
- a CDS encoding DsbC family protein — protein MPTPSPILRAAVAALAVMAAQHAAAEVSEKIAARLKAAIAANTGGSVRVDQINSTPIKGIYEVLSDNELFYTDDTGRYSFVGSSLIDTVERRDLTAEKLDRRMTIPFDQLPLQHAIKEVRGDGSQVFAVFEDPNCPICRVFTKFIDQIDNVTVYRFIFPVISPQSQSLARMAWCSDDRPRTWKSMMDGARPRLPETCDTAGLVEILRTGERFQINNTPTVVLASGKRLVGATPPEQFIAELDKGGRAAARGVPR, from the coding sequence ATGCCAACCCCCTCGCCAATCCTTCGAGCCGCAGTCGCCGCGCTTGCGGTCATGGCCGCACAGCACGCAGCTGCAGAGGTTTCCGAAAAGATCGCCGCCCGGCTGAAGGCTGCGATCGCTGCGAATACCGGCGGCTCGGTCCGCGTGGATCAGATCAATTCCACCCCTATCAAGGGCATCTATGAAGTGCTCTCAGACAACGAGCTCTTCTATACGGATGATACCGGCCGTTACAGTTTTGTGGGAAGTTCGCTCATTGATACGGTCGAGCGGCGGGATCTCACCGCCGAGAAGCTCGACCGCCGCATGACGATCCCCTTCGACCAGCTGCCACTGCAGCACGCGATCAAGGAGGTCCGGGGCGACGGAAGCCAGGTCTTCGCCGTGTTCGAGGACCCGAACTGCCCCATCTGCCGTGTGTTCACGAAGTTCATCGACCAGATCGACAACGTGACGGTGTATCGCTTCATCTTTCCGGTCATCAGCCCGCAGAGCCAGAGCCTGGCTCGCATGGCATGGTGCTCGGACGATCGCCCTCGCACGTGGAAATCGATGATGGATGGCGCGCGGCCGCGCCTCCCAGAGACATGCGACACCGCCGGCCTGGTCGAGATCCTCCGCACCGGGGAGCGCTTTCAGATCAACAACACGCCGACGGTCGTGCTGGCCAGCGGGAAGCGGCTGGTCGGCGCCACGCCGCCCGAGCAGTTCATCGCGGAGCTCGACAAAGGCGGACGGGCCGCGGCGAGGGGAGTGCCGCGATGA
- a CDS encoding toxin co-regulated pilus biosynthesis Q family protein, whose translation MNLRACALAAASLALSCAATAAEPMEISQTRSALLASNIAITWKASVDELGQLLADRLGVPYNRICPPEPGKVVVLEQLGSATVSDALRTVNAQLQPSQSLSIAATTSGPRVELARTAPQATLPVRGEQAGCDQQALLELDARSRAVATVSLPTTTPTPPTARYVLRAGEPVHAELQRWAEAAGWKLIWYPQVSWEVISASAYSSELEVSEAVEAVVKILRSEGKQIALSVAAANRLMEVTSMDITDRSESDEE comes from the coding sequence ATGAACCTGCGCGCCTGCGCCTTGGCGGCCGCATCGCTCGCCCTGTCTTGTGCTGCGACGGCGGCAGAGCCCATGGAGATCTCGCAGACCCGTAGCGCGCTGCTCGCTTCGAACATTGCGATCACGTGGAAGGCCAGTGTCGATGAGCTCGGCCAGCTGCTCGCCGACCGCCTCGGCGTTCCCTACAACCGAATCTGCCCTCCGGAGCCAGGCAAGGTCGTTGTGCTGGAGCAGCTCGGGTCCGCCACCGTGTCCGATGCGCTGCGCACGGTCAACGCACAACTGCAGCCGTCGCAATCGCTCTCGATCGCCGCTACCACCAGCGGCCCGCGCGTCGAGCTCGCGCGCACTGCACCGCAGGCAACGCTGCCTGTGCGGGGCGAACAGGCAGGTTGCGACCAGCAAGCACTCCTGGAACTCGATGCGCGCAGCAGGGCGGTGGCCACCGTGTCGCTCCCAACGACGACACCCACACCTCCAACGGCGAGATACGTCCTGCGCGCCGGGGAGCCAGTACATGCCGAGCTCCAGCGGTGGGCCGAAGCCGCAGGCTGGAAGCTGATCTGGTATCCCCAGGTTTCCTGGGAAGTGATCTCGGCCTCCGCGTACAGCAGCGAGCTCGAGGTGTCCGAAGCCGTCGAGGCTGTCGTGAAGATCTTGCGCTCGGAGGGCAAGCAGATCGCCCTGTCGGTCGCTGCAGCCAACCGCCTCATGGAGGTCACGTCCATGGACATCACCGATCGGAGCGAGAGCGATGAAGAATGA
- a CDS encoding secretin N-terminal domain-containing protein → MKNERRGRRLVCGLVATTLVLQACSTIQETEANAQKAREQTRRILDERTAQGAPAGVTRLAGPRIAGREIKLVKKEALPDIFDAEIGYASHGTQRLSEVLEELGARTGMAISSTEIASMPRTGQAAQASAGSEQPITAYVQVEFSGKVRSLFDDLAQRAGASWRYVKSTNSVQFYRFETRTYPMHLPSGAKSLQAAISLSSTSLSSGGGSGSAGGATGAGGSSGGAGGGGNVSVTQSQVIDPWTSIMASVQAILGASQDTTATGRAVPALAAGASGAAPTAASKLSASGLDGFATAAPELGIVTVTARPLSQARIAALLHSINQRFARNLLIDVTIYNVSMTKEETAGVSMDLVYRRLNGNGVGVAGAAPLQPANGQPGRITLSFSDPASRLAGSRMVAEALQSVGNVALYKKGQFMAINGQPSPFQVVDDEEYNTSVSATQTANVGTQLATQKAVLTTGLTGNVLPLILGDNRILLQYQMEISAVSNMNPAVVNGILTYSPKRSRQSFQQQAFLKDGDAIVLFGYDSGGDEAAGQVSLSGGSKRGRGDRTMSVIVMQVFGGQKNG, encoded by the coding sequence ATGAAGAATGAACGACGCGGTCGACGCCTCGTCTGCGGGCTCGTGGCCACGACCTTGGTCCTGCAGGCCTGCTCCACCATTCAGGAGACGGAAGCGAACGCGCAGAAAGCGCGGGAGCAGACACGCCGCATTTTGGACGAGCGTACCGCCCAGGGAGCACCCGCCGGCGTGACCCGGCTGGCGGGCCCGCGCATCGCCGGGCGAGAGATCAAGCTCGTCAAGAAGGAGGCGCTGCCCGACATCTTCGACGCAGAGATCGGCTATGCGAGCCATGGAACGCAGCGCCTGAGCGAAGTGCTCGAAGAACTCGGTGCACGAACCGGGATGGCGATCTCGTCCACTGAGATCGCGAGCATGCCGCGTACCGGACAGGCCGCGCAGGCGAGCGCCGGCAGCGAGCAGCCCATCACCGCTTACGTTCAGGTCGAGTTCAGCGGGAAGGTCCGCAGCCTTTTCGACGACCTGGCACAGCGCGCCGGCGCCAGCTGGCGGTACGTGAAGTCGACGAACTCGGTGCAGTTCTACCGATTCGAGACACGCACATACCCAATGCACCTCCCATCCGGAGCCAAGTCGCTGCAGGCGGCGATCAGCCTGTCGTCCACGAGCTTGAGCAGCGGTGGCGGCAGCGGCTCGGCCGGAGGCGCGACAGGCGCGGGCGGCTCGTCTGGAGGAGCCGGAGGCGGCGGAAACGTCTCGGTGACGCAGAGCCAGGTCATCGACCCATGGACGTCGATCATGGCGTCGGTGCAGGCCATCCTCGGTGCGAGCCAGGACACGACGGCCACCGGCCGCGCTGTGCCGGCGCTGGCCGCGGGCGCCAGCGGTGCAGCGCCTACCGCAGCGAGCAAGCTCTCCGCATCCGGACTGGATGGCTTCGCGACGGCCGCGCCGGAGCTCGGCATCGTCACCGTCACGGCAAGGCCACTCAGCCAGGCCCGCATTGCAGCCCTCCTCCACTCGATCAACCAGCGTTTCGCGCGCAACCTCCTCATCGACGTGACGATCTACAACGTCTCGATGACCAAGGAGGAGACTGCCGGCGTGTCCATGGACCTGGTGTACCGGCGCCTCAACGGCAATGGAGTGGGCGTCGCCGGCGCGGCGCCGCTGCAGCCAGCGAACGGCCAGCCCGGGCGCATCACCCTGAGCTTCTCCGACCCCGCTTCGCGCCTGGCCGGCTCGCGCATGGTTGCCGAAGCACTCCAATCCGTAGGCAACGTGGCGCTCTACAAGAAGGGCCAGTTCATGGCCATCAACGGCCAGCCCAGCCCGTTCCAGGTGGTTGATGACGAGGAGTACAACACATCGGTGTCGGCCACTCAGACCGCCAACGTGGGCACACAACTCGCCACGCAGAAGGCCGTGCTCACCACGGGCCTTACCGGCAACGTGCTGCCGCTGATCCTGGGGGACAACCGGATCCTGTTGCAGTACCAGATGGAGATCAGCGCGGTCAGCAATATGAACCCGGCGGTTGTCAACGGCATCCTGACCTACTCCCCCAAGCGCTCGCGCCAGAGCTTCCAGCAGCAGGCATTTCTGAAAGACGGCGATGCCATCGTGCTCTTCGGGTACGACAGCGGCGGCGACGAGGCCGCCGGCCAGGTGTCGCTCTCGGGCGGCAGCAAGCGGGGCCGCGGCGACCGGACCATGTCCGTGATCGTCATGCAAGTCTTCGGGGGGCAGAAGAATGGCTGA
- a CDS encoding error-prone DNA polymerase, with translation MSDDETPSRSAGVPAYAELRCASSFSFLVGASHPHELVERASQLGYTALALTDECSLAGIVRAHVAAKQCGLQLLVGAQFKVAPDRGMPPCTLTVLACDLEGYGNLCAFITRLRRAASKGTYRLAAEDLAGEDLARCVVICSPERMSEAFQLQALAQWLLRHFMGRCWIGVEMLRQIDDEAWLARLRTTSEASALPLVASGDVHFHVRSRKPLQDTMTAVRLGRPLANCGLDLQPNAERHLRTRLRLAQTYPAELLEETLRVAARCDFSLDELRYNYPAEVVPPGETPASHLRRLTYEGAARRWPAGIPPKVQEIVEHELALIEDLRYEHYFLTVADIVDFARSRGILCQGRGSAANSAVCYCLHVTEVDPARMSVLFERFLSRERNEPPDIDIDFENARREEVIQYLYGKYGRERAALTAVVTSYRPRSALRDVGKALGFDEGTVSALAQDHQWWEEDSVRDEQLQALGLDAEDLRVRQLLELTEQLLGFPRHLSQHPGGFVLTQDPLCRMVPIENAAMEDRTVIQWDKDDLDAAGLLKVDVLALGMLTAIRKALVMVGQIRGLDDALDLQDIPAEDPATYEMLCRADSIGVFQVESRAQMSMLPRLRPRCFYDLVVQVAIVRPGPIQGGMVHPYLDRRQGLVPVTYPSEALREVLGRTLGVPVFQEQVMQLAIVAAGFSAGEADGLRRAMAAWKRKGGLEKYHAKLVEGMLERGYEREYAERVFLQVHGFSEYGFPESHAASFALLVYASSWIKRHHPAAFLAALLNSQPMGFYSPSQLVQDARRHGVGVRGPDVLHSGWDCTLEDLPHAPAVRLGLRLVSGLGQTAAERIEAARAKRPFQDVEDLALRADLDQPTLRVLAGGDALASLAGHRRQQVWDAAGQHAAPALLRDAPVGEAMLELPEAPEGEAVVQDYSALGLTLRSHPVALLRPQLGRYHTAEQLANVRDGFRLAACGLVTLRQQPGTAKGTIFVSIEDETGTVQVIVWPHVRDTQREVLLRAKLLGVYGIWQREGEVCNLIARKLIDLTSLLGALSTKSRDFH, from the coding sequence ATGAGCGACGACGAGACCCCGAGCAGATCCGCCGGCGTGCCCGCCTATGCCGAATTGCGCTGCGCGAGCAGCTTCTCGTTTCTGGTTGGCGCGAGCCATCCACACGAGCTCGTCGAGCGCGCCTCTCAACTGGGCTACACCGCCCTCGCGCTCACTGACGAATGCAGCCTGGCTGGCATCGTGCGCGCGCACGTCGCGGCGAAGCAGTGCGGCCTGCAGCTGCTGGTCGGAGCCCAGTTCAAAGTGGCGCCGGATCGCGGCATGCCGCCCTGCACGCTGACCGTGCTCGCATGCGACCTGGAGGGCTACGGTAACTTATGTGCCTTCATCACGCGGCTGCGCCGTGCTGCATCCAAAGGGACCTACCGGCTTGCAGCAGAGGATCTCGCTGGCGAGGATCTCGCGCGCTGCGTCGTCATCTGCTCCCCGGAGCGCATGAGCGAGGCCTTCCAGCTACAGGCGCTCGCGCAGTGGCTGCTGCGGCACTTCATGGGCCGCTGCTGGATCGGCGTGGAGATGCTGCGCCAGATCGATGACGAAGCATGGCTTGCACGGCTTCGCACCACGAGCGAGGCCTCGGCATTGCCGCTGGTGGCCTCCGGCGACGTGCATTTCCATGTGCGTTCCCGCAAGCCGCTTCAAGACACGATGACCGCGGTACGGCTGGGGCGCCCTCTGGCCAACTGCGGCCTGGATTTGCAGCCGAACGCGGAGCGACATCTGCGGACCCGGCTGCGCCTGGCGCAGACCTATCCGGCCGAGCTGCTTGAAGAGACGCTACGCGTCGCCGCGCGCTGCGATTTCAGCCTGGACGAACTCCGCTACAACTACCCTGCCGAGGTAGTTCCGCCGGGCGAGACGCCGGCATCTCATCTGCGCCGCTTGACCTACGAAGGTGCCGCCCGGCGTTGGCCGGCCGGCATTCCGCCCAAGGTGCAGGAGATCGTAGAACACGAGCTCGCGCTCATCGAGGACCTCCGCTACGAGCACTACTTCCTGACCGTTGCCGACATCGTTGATTTCGCCCGTAGCCGCGGCATCCTCTGCCAGGGGCGCGGGTCGGCCGCGAACTCGGCGGTGTGCTACTGCTTGCACGTCACTGAAGTGGATCCCGCGCGCATGAGCGTGTTGTTCGAGCGCTTCCTCTCACGCGAACGGAACGAACCGCCCGACATCGACATCGATTTCGAGAACGCCCGGCGCGAGGAAGTGATTCAGTACCTCTACGGGAAGTACGGCCGCGAGCGCGCAGCCTTGACCGCCGTGGTCACCAGCTACCGTCCGCGCTCGGCCCTGCGCGACGTCGGCAAGGCCTTGGGCTTCGATGAGGGGACTGTCTCAGCGTTGGCCCAGGATCACCAATGGTGGGAAGAGGATTCGGTGCGCGACGAGCAGCTGCAGGCGCTCGGCCTCGATGCAGAAGATCTGCGCGTGCGCCAACTGCTGGAGCTCACCGAGCAGCTGCTCGGCTTCCCTCGTCACCTGAGCCAGCACCCGGGCGGCTTCGTGCTGACCCAGGATCCTTTATGCCGCATGGTGCCCATCGAGAACGCCGCCATGGAGGACCGCACGGTCATCCAGTGGGACAAGGACGACCTCGACGCTGCCGGCCTCCTCAAGGTCGACGTGCTCGCGCTCGGCATGCTGACCGCGATCCGGAAAGCCCTGGTGATGGTGGGCCAGATCCGAGGCCTGGACGATGCGTTGGATCTGCAGGACATCCCGGCGGAGGACCCCGCGACCTACGAGATGCTGTGCCGCGCCGACAGCATTGGCGTGTTCCAGGTCGAGAGCCGTGCGCAGATGAGCATGCTGCCGCGGTTGCGCCCGAGATGTTTCTACGACCTGGTCGTCCAGGTGGCCATCGTCCGTCCGGGCCCGATCCAGGGAGGCATGGTGCATCCATACCTGGACCGTCGGCAGGGCCTGGTGCCGGTGACGTACCCCAGCGAGGCGCTGCGCGAGGTGCTGGGGCGCACGCTCGGCGTGCCGGTCTTCCAGGAGCAGGTGATGCAGTTGGCGATCGTGGCCGCGGGGTTTTCCGCCGGCGAGGCCGATGGCCTGCGGCGAGCCATGGCTGCCTGGAAGCGCAAAGGAGGGCTGGAGAAGTACCACGCGAAACTGGTAGAGGGCATGCTGGAGCGAGGGTACGAAAGGGAGTACGCAGAGAGGGTGTTCCTGCAGGTTCACGGATTCAGCGAATACGGCTTCCCCGAAAGCCATGCCGCGAGCTTCGCGCTGCTGGTCTATGCGAGCAGCTGGATCAAGCGGCACCACCCGGCTGCATTCCTCGCGGCGCTCCTGAACTCGCAGCCCATGGGCTTCTATTCCCCCTCGCAACTGGTGCAGGATGCGCGCCGGCACGGCGTGGGGGTGCGGGGACCAGATGTGCTGCACAGCGGATGGGACTGCACGCTGGAAGACTTGCCGCATGCGCCCGCGGTGCGTCTCGGGCTTCGGCTGGTGAGCGGTCTTGGCCAAACCGCTGCCGAACGCATCGAGGCGGCTCGGGCGAAGCGGCCGTTTCAGGATGTCGAGGATCTCGCGCTGCGCGCTGATCTTGACCAGCCCACTCTGCGCGTCCTCGCGGGCGGTGACGCCCTGGCCAGCCTGGCCGGGCATCGGCGCCAACAAGTCTGGGACGCGGCCGGCCAGCACGCAGCGCCGGCGCTGCTCCGCGATGCACCTGTCGGCGAGGCCATGCTGGAGTTGCCTGAGGCGCCTGAAGGCGAAGCGGTGGTGCAAGACTACTCAGCCCTGGGCCTGACACTTAGAAGCCATCCTGTGGCGCTGCTACGGCCGCAACTGGGGCGTTACCACACGGCGGAGCAACTGGCGAACGTGCGCGATGGCTTCCGGCTTGCGGCCTGCGGCCTGGTCACACTTCGACAGCAGCCTGGTACGGCAAAGGGCACGATTTTTGTTTCGATCGAGGACGAGACGGGCACGGTGCAGGTGATCGTGTGGCCGCATGTGCGAGACACGCAGCGCGAGGTGTTGCTGAGAGCGAAGCTGCTGGGCGTGTATGGCATTTGGCAGCGGGAAGGCGAGGTCTGCAACCTTATCGCACGAAAGTTGATCGATCTCACGTCGCTGCTTGGAGCTCTTTCGACAAAGAGCAGGGATTTTCACTGA
- a CDS encoding tyrosine-type recombinase/integrase, with protein MTAEFLFDLHLMSRGVRLADAMATPWRRPVAEVFMDGGMREPGIETQGRGEGWDPRFDDLLMQAAAEEGLADDSLRALQTQLRCFNAWVLAREGRSWDRATADDLKAYFQEARELRSAATVRLKRWVVQRLYRWARSEGIVDVSFEAALVAVRSTPPMRLTTVPSVDQMRRILSLPDTGTPSGVRDRAALELLYGAGLRSAELLGLHVAQVPDAPGMRLMGKGAKERLVILGEHARYWIAQYKDVRRTILGAGGHVATATDRLFVSAGTYPAYQYSQLRRMVERYASMIGLNLTPHSLRHAFATHLYEHKAPLRTIQMLLGHEHLSTTTIYVSRKNTDDRELLNRHHPRGGKGGHVVSRAWFKQ; from the coding sequence TTGACTGCGGAGTTTTTATTTGATCTACATTTAATGAGTCGAGGGGTGCGTCTCGCCGACGCCATGGCAACGCCGTGGCGCCGGCCTGTCGCAGAGGTGTTTATGGATGGTGGAATGCGCGAGCCGGGCATCGAGACCCAGGGCCGCGGGGAAGGGTGGGACCCTCGATTCGATGACCTGCTCATGCAGGCCGCAGCTGAAGAGGGTCTGGCGGACGACTCGCTGCGTGCCCTGCAGACCCAGTTGCGCTGCTTCAACGCATGGGTTCTGGCCAGAGAAGGGCGTTCATGGGATCGCGCAACTGCGGACGACCTGAAGGCCTATTTCCAGGAGGCTCGCGAACTGAGATCCGCGGCCACGGTGCGGTTGAAACGGTGGGTCGTCCAGCGGCTCTATCGGTGGGCTAGGTCCGAGGGGATCGTGGACGTGTCCTTTGAGGCCGCGCTGGTCGCGGTCCGCTCCACGCCGCCAATGCGCCTGACCACCGTGCCGTCCGTGGACCAGATGCGGCGCATCCTCTCTCTGCCGGACACCGGAACTCCTTCTGGTGTGCGGGACCGGGCTGCACTGGAACTTCTGTATGGCGCTGGATTGCGCTCGGCTGAGCTTTTGGGCCTGCACGTCGCCCAGGTGCCCGACGCGCCGGGCATGCGCTTGATGGGGAAAGGTGCGAAGGAGCGCCTGGTGATCCTCGGAGAGCACGCGCGATATTGGATTGCGCAATACAAAGATGTGCGCAGGACAATTCTCGGAGCGGGAGGCCACGTGGCCACCGCGACTGATCGTCTGTTCGTCAGTGCGGGAACATACCCAGCCTACCAATATTCACAGTTGCGCCGAATGGTGGAGCGATATGCTTCCATGATTGGCCTCAACCTCACTCCTCATTCGTTACGGCATGCATTTGCTACTCATCTGTATGAGCACAAGGCACCGTTAAGAACCATACAGATGCTTTTAGGCCATGAGCACTTGTCGACAACAACAATTTATGTATCTAGGAAAAACACCGACGACCGTGAACTACTCAATAGGCATCACCCGAGAGGCGGAAAAGGGGGGCACGTCGTAAGCCGTGCGTGGTTTAAGCAGTAA